A stretch of the Mycobacterium shigaense genome encodes the following:
- the qcrB gene encoding cytochrome bc1 complex cytochrome b subunit: MSPKLSPPKIGDVLAHQGEMIDTRYHPSAAVRRQLNKVFPTHWSFLLGEIAMYSFFVLLITGVYLTLFFDPSMVDVTYHGVYQPLRGVEMSRAYESALNISFEVRGGLFVRQIHHWAALLFSASIMVHLARIFFTGAFRRPREANWVIGSLLLILSMFEGYFGYSLPDDLLSGIGLRAALSSITLGMPVIGTWLHWALFGGDFPGTILIPRMYALHILLIPGIILALIGLHLAMVWFQKHTQFPGPGRTEENVVGVRVMPIFAVKSGAFFAAIVGVLGLMGGLLQINPIWNLGPYKPSQVSAGSQPDFYMMWTEGLARIWPPWEFYFWHHTIPAVVWVAILMGVVFILLIIYPFLEKRFSGDTAHHNLLQRPRDVPVRTALGAMAISFYMLLTLAAMNDIIALKFHISLNATTWIGRIGMVILPPLVYFTTYRWCIGLQRSDRSILEHGVETGIIKRLPQGAYVELHQPLGPVDDHGHPLPLEYQGAPVPNKMNRLGSGGSPGSGSFLFADPADEDRALREAAHHSEQRALTALREHQGAGSNGSNGSNGDHGGH; the protein is encoded by the coding sequence ATGAGTCCAAAACTGAGTCCCCCGAAGATCGGTGACGTCCTGGCCCATCAGGGCGAGATGATCGACACGCGCTATCACCCGTCGGCGGCGGTGCGCCGGCAGCTCAACAAGGTCTTCCCGACGCACTGGTCGTTCCTGCTCGGCGAGATCGCGATGTACAGCTTCTTCGTGCTGCTGATCACCGGCGTGTACCTGACGCTGTTCTTCGACCCGTCGATGGTGGACGTCACGTATCACGGTGTCTACCAACCGCTTCGCGGCGTCGAGATGTCGCGCGCCTACGAATCGGCGCTCAACATCTCCTTCGAGGTCCGCGGTGGCCTGTTCGTCCGCCAGATCCACCACTGGGCCGCGCTGCTGTTCTCCGCGTCGATCATGGTGCACCTGGCGCGCATCTTCTTCACCGGCGCCTTCCGGCGCCCGCGCGAGGCGAACTGGGTCATCGGCTCGCTGTTGCTGATCCTGTCGATGTTCGAGGGCTACTTCGGCTACTCGCTGCCCGACGACCTGCTGTCCGGCATCGGCTTGCGCGCCGCGCTGTCGTCGATCACGCTGGGCATGCCGGTGATCGGAACCTGGTTGCACTGGGCGCTTTTCGGCGGCGACTTCCCCGGCACCATCCTGATTCCCCGGATGTACGCCCTGCACATCCTGTTGATCCCGGGCATCATCCTGGCGTTGATCGGCCTGCACCTGGCCATGGTGTGGTTCCAGAAGCACACCCAGTTCCCCGGCCCCGGCCGCACCGAGGAAAACGTCGTCGGCGTGCGCGTGATGCCGATCTTCGCGGTCAAGTCCGGCGCGTTCTTCGCCGCGATCGTCGGCGTCCTGGGCCTGATGGGTGGCCTGCTGCAGATCAACCCGATCTGGAACCTGGGCCCCTACAAGCCATCTCAGGTGTCGGCCGGCTCGCAGCCCGACTTCTACATGATGTGGACGGAAGGCCTGGCCCGTATCTGGCCGCCCTGGGAGTTCTACTTCTGGCACCACACCATCCCCGCGGTGGTCTGGGTCGCGATTCTGATGGGCGTGGTGTTCATCCTGCTGATCATCTACCCGTTCCTGGAGAAGCGGTTCAGCGGCGATACCGCCCACCACAACCTTTTGCAGCGGCCGCGCGACGTGCCGGTGCGCACCGCGCTCGGCGCGATGGCGATCTCCTTCTACATGCTGCTGACGCTCGCGGCAATGAACGACATCATCGCGCTGAAGTTCCACATCTCGCTGAACGCGACGACGTGGATCGGTCGCATCGGGATGGTGATCCTGCCGCCGCTGGTCTACTTCACCACCTACCGGTGGTGCATCGGACTGCAGCGCAGCGACCGGTCGATACTCGAGCACGGCGTCGAGACCGGCATCATCAAGCGGCTACCGCAGGGTGCCTACGTCGAGTTGCACCAGCCGCTCGGCCCGGTCGACGACCACGGACACCCGCTCCCGCTGGAGTACCAGGGCGCTCCCGTGCCCAACAAGATGAACCGGTTGGGCTCGGGCGGATCGCCGGGTAGCGGCAGCTTCCTGTTCGCCGACCCGGCGGACGAGGACAGGGCGCTACGTGAGGCCGCGCACCACTCCGAGCAGCGCGCCCTCACAGCGTTACGCGAGCACCAAGGCGCGGGCTCAAACGGTTCCAACGGCTCGAACGGGGACCACGGCGGGCACTAG
- the qcrC gene encoding cytochrome bc1 complex diheme cytochrome c subunit, which produces MKNLGFTRSRGRKPQGQPRKGQADRSRRRLRRRLSGGLLLLIALTIAGGLAAVLTPTPQVAVADENNSAILRTGKQLFDTSCVSCHGANLQGVPDHGPSLIGVGDAAVYFQVSTGRMPAMRGEAQATRKDPIFDEAQVDSLGAYVQANGGGPTTVRNPDGTLAMQSLRGTDLGRGGDLFRLNCASCHNFTGKGGALSSGKFAPDLGPANEQQILTAMLTGPQNMPKFSNSQLSFDAKKDIIGYVRNVAEEHSPGGYGLGGFGPAPEGMAAWIIGMVGAIALALWIGARS; this is translated from the coding sequence TTGAAGAACCTGGGGTTCACCCGATCCCGCGGCCGCAAGCCGCAAGGTCAGCCGCGAAAAGGGCAGGCCGACCGCTCGCGGCGCCGTCTGCGTCGCCGATTGTCCGGCGGGCTGCTGCTGTTGATCGCCCTGACCATCGCCGGCGGACTGGCCGCCGTCCTCACCCCGACCCCCCAGGTCGCCGTCGCCGACGAGAACAACTCGGCGATCCTGCGCACCGGTAAGCAGCTGTTCGACACGTCCTGCGTGTCCTGCCACGGCGCGAACCTACAAGGCGTGCCCGACCACGGACCGAGCCTGATCGGCGTCGGTGACGCGGCGGTGTACTTCCAGGTGTCCACCGGCCGGATGCCCGCCATGCGCGGCGAGGCGCAGGCAACCCGCAAGGACCCGATCTTCGACGAGGCGCAGGTCGACTCCCTCGGGGCCTACGTGCAGGCCAATGGCGGCGGCCCCACCACCGTGCGCAACCCCGACGGCACCCTGGCGATGCAGTCGCTACGCGGAACCGACCTTGGCCGCGGCGGTGACCTGTTCCGCCTGAACTGCGCCTCATGCCACAACTTCACCGGCAAGGGCGGGGCGCTGTCGTCGGGCAAGTTCGCGCCCGACCTGGGACCCGCCAACGAGCAGCAGATCCTCACCGCGATGCTGACCGGCCCGCAGAACATGCCCAAGTTCTCCAACAGCCAGCTTTCCTTCGACGCCAAGAAAGACATCATCGGCTACGTCCGCAACGTCGCCGAGGAACACTCGCCGGGCGGCTACGGCCTAGGCGGCTTCGGACCCGCACCGGAGGGTATGGCCGCCTGGATCATCGGGATGGTGGGTGCCATAGCGCTGGCACTGTGGATTGGGGCGCGATCATGA
- the trpD gene encoding anthranilate phosphoribosyltransferase, translating to MALSSAASSTGGSPRSQPGPASSWPQVLGRLTEGQHLTRGQAAWAMDQIMTGNARPAQIAAFAVALKMKVPTAAEVGELADVMLSHACRIPGIRDDTVDIVGTGGDGVNTVNLSTMAAIVVAAVGLPVVKHGNRAASSLSGGADTLEALGVRIDLGPDQVARSLAEVGIGFCFAPVFHPSYRHASAVRREIGVPTVFNLLGPLTNPARPRAGLIGCAFANLAEVMAGVFAARGASVLVVHGDDGLDELTTTTTSTIWRVQAGTVDKLTFDPAGFGFARAELDQLVGGDARANAEEVRAVLAGTAGPVRDAVVLNAAGAIVAHAGLSSRAEWLPAWEDGLARAGAAIDSGAAEQLLARWVRFSRQL from the coding sequence GTGGCTCTGTCATCTGCGGCTTCCTCTACGGGTGGGTCGCCCCGGTCCCAACCCGGGCCGGCATCGTCGTGGCCGCAGGTCCTGGGGCGGTTGACCGAGGGGCAGCACCTGACGCGTGGGCAGGCGGCGTGGGCGATGGACCAGATCATGACCGGCAACGCCCGGCCGGCCCAGATCGCTGCCTTCGCGGTGGCGCTGAAGATGAAGGTTCCGACGGCGGCCGAAGTCGGCGAGCTGGCCGACGTGATGCTGAGTCACGCTTGCCGCATCCCCGGCATCCGGGACGACACCGTGGACATCGTGGGCACCGGCGGCGACGGCGTCAACACCGTCAACCTGTCCACCATGGCGGCCATCGTGGTCGCGGCCGTGGGGCTGCCGGTGGTCAAACACGGCAACCGGGCGGCGTCCTCGCTGTCCGGCGGTGCCGACACCCTCGAGGCGCTCGGGGTGCGCATCGACCTCGGGCCCGACCAGGTAGCGCGCAGCCTCGCGGAGGTGGGCATCGGATTCTGCTTCGCGCCGGTGTTCCATCCGTCCTACCGGCACGCGTCCGCGGTGCGCCGTGAGATCGGGGTACCTACGGTCTTCAATCTTCTTGGGCCGCTTACCAATCCGGCCCGCCCGCGGGCCGGATTGATCGGCTGTGCGTTCGCCAACCTCGCCGAGGTGATGGCCGGGGTGTTCGCCGCGCGGGGGGCCAGCGTCCTGGTCGTGCACGGCGACGACGGCTTGGACGAGCTGACGACGACCACCACGAGCACGATCTGGCGCGTGCAGGCGGGCACGGTCGACAAGCTGACGTTCGACCCCGCCGGCTTCGGGTTCGCCCGCGCGGAGCTTGACCAGCTGGTGGGCGGTGACGCGCGGGCCAACGCCGAGGAGGTGCGGGCCGTGCTGGCCGGTACCGCGGGCCCGGTGCGCGACGCCGTCGTGCTCAACGCGGCCGGCGCGATCGTCGCCCATGCCGGCCTATCCAGCCGCGCTGAGTGGTTGCCCGCCTGGGAGGACGGCCTGGCGCGGGCCGGCGCCGCGATCGACTCGGGGGCGGCCGAACAGCTGCTCGCGCGTTGGGTGCGGTTCAGCCGACAACTCTGA
- a CDS encoding DUF5994 family protein has product MTRPVGRRCSTNPIRLSVSRQLGRAIDGAWWPRADRMTNELPGLVTALTPLLGDITAINVNWQPLQRPPEFNWPGWECKRQHVMTVSGPHGLVNLLIVPYTTYSALALMVLRCAADLPVTAADREKRAYLTADSILRAALQQCGAAG; this is encoded by the coding sequence GTGACGCGCCCGGTCGGCCGCCGGTGCTCCACCAACCCGATCCGGCTGTCGGTGTCGCGCCAACTCGGGCGCGCCATCGACGGTGCGTGGTGGCCGCGTGCCGACCGTATGACCAACGAATTGCCGGGCCTGGTCACGGCGCTGACCCCGTTGCTGGGGGACATCACCGCCATCAACGTCAACTGGCAACCGCTGCAGCGACCGCCCGAATTCAACTGGCCGGGATGGGAATGCAAGCGCCAGCACGTGATGACCGTCAGCGGCCCGCACGGGCTGGTCAACTTGCTGATCGTGCCCTACACGACTTACAGCGCGCTGGCTCTGATGGTGTTGCGGTGCGCCGCCGATCTTCCCGTCACGGCGGCCGACCGCGAAAAGCGCGCGTATCTGACCGCCGACTCGATTCTGCGGGCCGCGCTGCAGCAGTGCGGGGCGGCGGGCTAG
- the ctaE gene encoding aa3-type cytochrome oxidase subunit III: MTSAVGTSGTAITSRVHSLNRPNMVSVGTIVWLSSELMFFAGLFAFYFTARAQAGGSWPPPPTELNLYQAVPVTLVLIASSFTCQMGVFAAERGDVFGLRRWYVITFLMGLFFILGQAYEYYHLATHGTTIAGSAYGTVFYLATGFHGLHVTGGLIAFVFLLARTAMSKFTPAQATASIVVSYYWHFVDIVWIALFTVIYFIR; this comes from the coding sequence GTGACGAGTGCTGTAGGGACCTCGGGGACTGCCATCACGTCGCGAGTGCATTCGCTGAATCGGCCCAATATGGTCAGTGTTGGCACCATAGTGTGGCTGTCCAGCGAGCTCATGTTCTTTGCTGGCCTGTTCGCGTTCTATTTCACCGCACGCGCGCAGGCCGGCGGGAGCTGGCCCCCGCCGCCCACCGAGCTGAATTTGTACCAAGCCGTGCCGGTGACGCTGGTGCTGATCGCGTCGTCGTTCACCTGCCAGATGGGCGTGTTCGCCGCCGAGCGCGGCGACGTGTTCGGGTTGCGCCGCTGGTATGTGATCACGTTCTTGATGGGCTTGTTCTTCATCCTCGGGCAGGCCTACGAGTACTACCACCTGGCGACGCACGGCACGACCATCGCGGGTAGCGCGTACGGCACGGTGTTCTACCTGGCCACGGGCTTCCACGGGCTGCACGTGACCGGCGGGTTGATCGCCTTCGTCTTCCTGCTGGCCCGCACCGCGATGAGCAAATTCACCCCGGCCCAGGCGACCGCCAGCATCGTCGTCTCCTACTACTGGCATTTCGTCGACATCGTGTGGATCGCGCTGTTCACCGTGATCTATTTCATCCGCTGA
- a CDS encoding DUF2561 family protein, with product MVSRYSAYRRGSDAIDPGVIDRILLGACAAIWLVLLGVSVAATVALADLSRGFHKMASSPHTTWVLYAVIIVSALIIAAAVPVLLRARRMSQAEPGAQPAATPARTGRPALRLGSDTPRTVAERAREHRAQPAEPAAEWSGAAVDRVWLRGTVILTGTLGAALIAVAAATYAMAVGHDAASWAVYVVAGLITAGMPAVEWLYVRQLRGLTEAH from the coding sequence ATGGTCAGCCGATATTCCGCCTACCGACGCGGATCCGACGCCATCGACCCGGGCGTCATCGACCGGATACTGCTGGGCGCCTGCGCCGCGATCTGGCTGGTGCTGTTGGGCGTGAGCGTGGCCGCGACCGTCGCCCTGGCGGACCTGAGCCGGGGCTTCCATAAGATGGCCAGCAGCCCGCACACCACCTGGGTGCTGTACGCGGTCATCATCGTTTCGGCGTTGATCATCGCCGCAGCGGTGCCCGTGCTGTTGCGGGCCCGCCGAATGAGTCAGGCCGAACCGGGCGCCCAGCCCGCGGCGACGCCGGCGCGGACCGGCAGACCCGCGTTGCGCCTGGGCTCGGACACACCGCGGACCGTGGCCGAACGGGCCCGCGAGCATAGGGCGCAGCCGGCCGAGCCGGCCGCGGAGTGGTCGGGGGCTGCCGTGGACCGGGTGTGGTTGCGCGGCACCGTCATTTTGACCGGCACGTTGGGTGCCGCGTTGATCGCAGTCGCGGCGGCGACGTACGCCATGGCCGTCGGGCACGATGCGGCGTCGTGGGCGGTTTATGTGGTTGCCGGGCTGATCACCGCGGGCATGCCGGCAGTCGAGTGGTTGTACGTCCGGCAGCTGCGCGGTCTCACCGAAGCGCACTAA
- the qcrA gene encoding cytochrome bc1 complex Rieske iron-sulfur subunit, with protein sequence MSDINGSDTDKGAAAGEPDEATLATMSQQELLELGGKLDGTETVFKEPRWPAETTKAEKRAERSVAVWLLLGGFFGLALLLVFLFWPWEYKPNESNGSLLYSLATPLYGFTFGMSVLSIAIGAVLYQKKFIPEEISIQQRHDGASREIDRKTVVANLGDAYQGSTIGRRKLIGASFGLGLGAFGLGTLVAFAGGLIKNPWKPVVPTADGLKAVLWTSGWTPRYHGETIYLARATGSTDSAPFVKMRPEDLDAGGMETVFPWRESDGDGTTTESHEKLIAIKMGVRNPVMLIRIRPSDLPRVVKRQGQESFNWGEFFAFTKVCSHLGCPSSLYEQQSYRILCPCHQSQFDAMHFAKPIFGPAARALAQLPITIDSNGYLVANGDFIEPVGPAFWERTTT encoded by the coding sequence ATGAGCGACATCAACGGCTCGGACACGGACAAGGGCGCCGCCGCCGGCGAGCCGGACGAGGCAACGCTGGCCACGATGTCGCAGCAGGAGCTGCTCGAGCTGGGCGGCAAGCTGGACGGCACCGAAACCGTCTTCAAGGAACCGCGGTGGCCGGCCGAGACCACCAAGGCCGAGAAGCGCGCGGAGCGCTCGGTGGCCGTGTGGCTTTTGCTGGGCGGCTTCTTCGGACTGGCGCTGCTGCTCGTCTTCCTGTTCTGGCCGTGGGAGTACAAGCCCAACGAGTCCAACGGCAGCTTGCTGTACTCGCTGGCCACCCCGCTGTACGGCTTCACCTTCGGCATGTCCGTCCTGTCGATCGCCATCGGCGCGGTGCTGTACCAGAAAAAGTTCATCCCCGAAGAGATTTCGATCCAGCAGCGCCACGACGGCGCTTCGCGCGAAATCGACCGCAAGACCGTCGTGGCGAACTTGGGCGACGCCTACCAGGGCTCGACGATCGGACGCCGCAAGCTGATCGGTGCGTCCTTCGGCCTCGGCCTGGGCGCGTTCGGCCTGGGCACCCTGGTGGCGTTTGCCGGCGGCCTGATCAAGAACCCGTGGAAACCGGTGGTGCCCACCGCCGACGGTCTCAAGGCCGTGCTGTGGACCTCCGGCTGGACCCCGCGCTATCACGGCGAGACGATCTACCTGGCCAGAGCCACCGGCTCCACCGACTCCGCGCCGTTCGTCAAGATGCGGCCCGAGGATCTCGACGCCGGCGGAATGGAGACGGTGTTCCCGTGGCGGGAATCCGACGGCGACGGCACCACGACGGAATCCCACGAAAAGCTGATCGCCATCAAGATGGGTGTCCGCAACCCCGTGATGCTGATCCGCATCCGGCCCAGCGACCTGCCGCGCGTGGTCAAGCGCCAGGGCCAGGAGAGCTTCAACTGGGGCGAGTTCTTCGCCTTCACCAAGGTCTGCTCGCACCTCGGCTGCCCCTCGTCGCTATACGAGCAGCAGTCCTACCGAATCCTGTGCCCCTGCCACCAGTCGCAGTTCGACGCCATGCATTTCGCGAAGCCGATATTCGGGCCGGCCGCACGAGCGTTGGCGCAGCTGCCCATCACGATCGACTCCAACGGGTACCTGGTTGCCAACGGTGACTTCATCGAACCCGTCGGACCGGCATTCTGGGAGAGGACCACGACATGA